Proteins from one Erythrolamprus reginae isolate rEryReg1 chromosome 6, rEryReg1.hap1, whole genome shotgun sequence genomic window:
- the TRMU gene encoding mitochondrial tRNA-specific 2-thiouridylase 1 isoform X2, whose translation MCFERRQSILNTGYDVTGVFMNNWDLVDEKGICQGNQDCEDAYKVCQILNIPFRQVSYVKEYWNEVFSYLLNEYEVGRTPNPDIICNKNIKFNYFLHYAMNNIGADALATGHYARTSLEDNEVFQQIYNEKPRGLFRNRFEIRNAVKLLQGADYKKDQTFFLSQISQEALQKTIFPLGDLTKNFVKKIAAEHQLYHVLKKKESMGLCFVGKRDFSEFLLEYLQPRPGNFVSIEDGKVLGTHKGCFLYTIGQKAKLRNCSNAWFVVDKNIASGEVFVAPGRDHPALYRDLLRTSRVHWIAEEPPAELIQNKMMECNFRFLHLMALVPCTLTLNQDGSVWLTLAKPIRDLAAGQFAVFYKGDECLGSGMILRLGPSLFTLQQGKNRETAGVNIPADEVTVQPTK comes from the exons ATGTGCTTCGAAAGAAGGCAAAGCAttttgaatacag GGTATGATGTGACTGGGGTATTCATGAACAACTGGGACTTGGTGGATGAAAAAGGAATTTGTCAAGGCAATCAAGATTGTGAAGATGCGTATAAAGTGTGTCAGATACTCAATATTCCATTTCGCCAAGTTTCCTATGTtaaagaatattggaatgaagtgtTCAG CTATCTTTTAAATGAATATGAAGTTGGACGGACACCTAATCCTGATATTATATGTAATAAAAACATCAAATTCAATTATTTCCTGCACTATGCTATGAATAACATTG GAGCTGATGCACTAGCAACTGGACACTATGCAAGGACCTCCCTGGAAGATAATGAAGTTTTTCAGCAAATATACAACGAAAAACCACGAGGCCTTTTCAGAAATAGATTTGAAATAAGAAACG CTGTCAAACTTCTTCAGGGAGCTGATTACAAAAAAGACCAAACATTCTTTCTCAGTCAGATTTCTCAAGAAGCTTTGCAGAAAACCATTTTTCCTCTTGGAGACTTAACAAAAAACTTTGTGAAGAAGATAGCTGCAGAACACCAGCTTTATCATGTgttgaaaaaaaaagag agCATGGGCCTCTGTTTTGTTGGTAAAAGGGATTTTTCAGAATTCCTTCTGGAG TATCTGCAACCACGTCCAGGAAATTTTGTTTCCATTGAAGATGGCAAAGTTCTTGGAACACACAAGG GTTGCTTCTTATACACGATTGGCCAGAAAGCTAAGCTAAGAAACTGCAGCAATGCATGGTTTGTTGTAGATAAAAACATAGCCTCTGGGGAAGTTTTTGTG GCGCCCGGCAGAGATCACCCTGCACTTTACAGAGATCTTTTACGGACAAGCAGAGTTCATTGGATTGCTGAGGAACCTCCTGCAGAACTCATTCAGAACAAAATGATGGAGTGCAATTTCCGCTTCCTACACTTGATGGCGCTAG tACCTTGTACATTAACCCTAAATCAAGATGGATCAGTATGGTTGACTCTGGCTAAGCCAATAAGGGATCTTGCAGCAGGGCAG TTTGCCGTTTTCTACAAGGGAGATGAATGCCTAGGCAGTGGCATGATTCTAAGACTGGGGCCTTCGCTCTTTACTTTGCAACAAGGCAAGAACAGGGAGACTGCTGGTGTGAACATACCAGCCGACGAAGTCACAGTCCAGCCGACCAAATGa
- the TRMU gene encoding mitochondrial tRNA-specific 2-thiouridylase 1 isoform X1: MMGAARRHVVCAMSGGVDSAVAALLLRRRGYDVTGVFMNNWDLVDEKGICQGNQDCEDAYKVCQILNIPFRQVSYVKEYWNEVFSYLLNEYEVGRTPNPDIICNKNIKFNYFLHYAMNNIGADALATGHYARTSLEDNEVFQQIYNEKPRGLFRNRFEIRNAVKLLQGADYKKDQTFFLSQISQEALQKTIFPLGDLTKNFVKKIAAEHQLYHVLKKKESMGLCFVGKRDFSEFLLEYLQPRPGNFVSIEDGKVLGTHKGCFLYTIGQKAKLRNCSNAWFVVDKNIASGEVFVAPGRDHPALYRDLLRTSRVHWIAEEPPAELIQNKMMECNFRFLHLMALVPCTLTLNQDGSVWLTLAKPIRDLAAGQFAVFYKGDECLGSGMILRLGPSLFTLQQGKNRETAGVNIPADEVTVQPTK; the protein is encoded by the exons GGTATGATGTGACTGGGGTATTCATGAACAACTGGGACTTGGTGGATGAAAAAGGAATTTGTCAAGGCAATCAAGATTGTGAAGATGCGTATAAAGTGTGTCAGATACTCAATATTCCATTTCGCCAAGTTTCCTATGTtaaagaatattggaatgaagtgtTCAG CTATCTTTTAAATGAATATGAAGTTGGACGGACACCTAATCCTGATATTATATGTAATAAAAACATCAAATTCAATTATTTCCTGCACTATGCTATGAATAACATTG GAGCTGATGCACTAGCAACTGGACACTATGCAAGGACCTCCCTGGAAGATAATGAAGTTTTTCAGCAAATATACAACGAAAAACCACGAGGCCTTTTCAGAAATAGATTTGAAATAAGAAACG CTGTCAAACTTCTTCAGGGAGCTGATTACAAAAAAGACCAAACATTCTTTCTCAGTCAGATTTCTCAAGAAGCTTTGCAGAAAACCATTTTTCCTCTTGGAGACTTAACAAAAAACTTTGTGAAGAAGATAGCTGCAGAACACCAGCTTTATCATGTgttgaaaaaaaaagag agCATGGGCCTCTGTTTTGTTGGTAAAAGGGATTTTTCAGAATTCCTTCTGGAG TATCTGCAACCACGTCCAGGAAATTTTGTTTCCATTGAAGATGGCAAAGTTCTTGGAACACACAAGG GTTGCTTCTTATACACGATTGGCCAGAAAGCTAAGCTAAGAAACTGCAGCAATGCATGGTTTGTTGTAGATAAAAACATAGCCTCTGGGGAAGTTTTTGTG GCGCCCGGCAGAGATCACCCTGCACTTTACAGAGATCTTTTACGGACAAGCAGAGTTCATTGGATTGCTGAGGAACCTCCTGCAGAACTCATTCAGAACAAAATGATGGAGTGCAATTTCCGCTTCCTACACTTGATGGCGCTAG tACCTTGTACATTAACCCTAAATCAAGATGGATCAGTATGGTTGACTCTGGCTAAGCCAATAAGGGATCTTGCAGCAGGGCAG TTTGCCGTTTTCTACAAGGGAGATGAATGCCTAGGCAGTGGCATGATTCTAAGACTGGGGCCTTCGCTCTTTACTTTGCAACAAGGCAAGAACAGGGAGACTGCTGGTGTGAACATACCAGCCGACGAAGTCACAGTCCAGCCGACCAAATGa
- the TRMU gene encoding mitochondrial tRNA-specific 2-thiouridylase 1 isoform X3 — protein sequence MNNWDLVDEKGICQGNQDCEDAYKVCQILNIPFRQVSYVKEYWNEVFSYLLNEYEVGRTPNPDIICNKNIKFNYFLHYAMNNIGADALATGHYARTSLEDNEVFQQIYNEKPRGLFRNRFEIRNAVKLLQGADYKKDQTFFLSQISQEALQKTIFPLGDLTKNFVKKIAAEHQLYHVLKKKESMGLCFVGKRDFSEFLLEYLQPRPGNFVSIEDGKVLGTHKGCFLYTIGQKAKLRNCSNAWFVVDKNIASGEVFVAPGRDHPALYRDLLRTSRVHWIAEEPPAELIQNKMMECNFRFLHLMALVPCTLTLNQDGSVWLTLAKPIRDLAAGQFAVFYKGDECLGSGMILRLGPSLFTLQQGKNRETAGVNIPADEVTVQPTK from the exons ATGAACAACTGGGACTTGGTGGATGAAAAAGGAATTTGTCAAGGCAATCAAGATTGTGAAGATGCGTATAAAGTGTGTCAGATACTCAATATTCCATTTCGCCAAGTTTCCTATGTtaaagaatattggaatgaagtgtTCAG CTATCTTTTAAATGAATATGAAGTTGGACGGACACCTAATCCTGATATTATATGTAATAAAAACATCAAATTCAATTATTTCCTGCACTATGCTATGAATAACATTG GAGCTGATGCACTAGCAACTGGACACTATGCAAGGACCTCCCTGGAAGATAATGAAGTTTTTCAGCAAATATACAACGAAAAACCACGAGGCCTTTTCAGAAATAGATTTGAAATAAGAAACG CTGTCAAACTTCTTCAGGGAGCTGATTACAAAAAAGACCAAACATTCTTTCTCAGTCAGATTTCTCAAGAAGCTTTGCAGAAAACCATTTTTCCTCTTGGAGACTTAACAAAAAACTTTGTGAAGAAGATAGCTGCAGAACACCAGCTTTATCATGTgttgaaaaaaaaagag agCATGGGCCTCTGTTTTGTTGGTAAAAGGGATTTTTCAGAATTCCTTCTGGAG TATCTGCAACCACGTCCAGGAAATTTTGTTTCCATTGAAGATGGCAAAGTTCTTGGAACACACAAGG GTTGCTTCTTATACACGATTGGCCAGAAAGCTAAGCTAAGAAACTGCAGCAATGCATGGTTTGTTGTAGATAAAAACATAGCCTCTGGGGAAGTTTTTGTG GCGCCCGGCAGAGATCACCCTGCACTTTACAGAGATCTTTTACGGACAAGCAGAGTTCATTGGATTGCTGAGGAACCTCCTGCAGAACTCATTCAGAACAAAATGATGGAGTGCAATTTCCGCTTCCTACACTTGATGGCGCTAG tACCTTGTACATTAACCCTAAATCAAGATGGATCAGTATGGTTGACTCTGGCTAAGCCAATAAGGGATCTTGCAGCAGGGCAG TTTGCCGTTTTCTACAAGGGAGATGAATGCCTAGGCAGTGGCATGATTCTAAGACTGGGGCCTTCGCTCTTTACTTTGCAACAAGGCAAGAACAGGGAGACTGCTGGTGTGAACATACCAGCCGACGAAGTCACAGTCCAGCCGACCAAATGa